The following is a genomic window from Spirochaetota bacterium.
GAGCGCACGAAACGTCAGAGACATGTATTGGAGATGATTAAGATAATCCACGAAGAAAGCCATAAGATATATGGGGCACCAACAATAACAATAGAGCTCAATAAGGCAGGTATTCCTGCCAGCAAGGGAATGGTTGCCCGTCTGATGAGGAAAAACGGCATCAGATCAAAGGTAAAAAGGAAATTCAAGGCAACGACAGATTCAAATCATAATCTGCCTGTTGCAGAAAACCTTTTAAATCGGGACTTTACCTCTGATTCTAGGGATAAAAAATGGCTTTCAGATATCACATATCTCGATACAGATGAAGGATGGCTGTATCTGGCAGGAATCCTTGACCTTTATGATGGTGCTATCGTTGGGTGGTCGATGGATAGTCGCATGAAAAAATCATTGGTCATGAACGCGCTCGCAGAGGCATGTAGGAG
Proteins encoded in this region:
- a CDS encoding IS3 family transposase, with product MKYRAVQRYSSHFEVVKMCQTLQISRSGYYAFLGRPESERTKRQRHVLEMIKIIHEESHKIYGAPTITIELNKAGIPASKGMVARLMRKNGIRSKVKRKFKATTDSNHNLPVAENLLNRDFTSDSRDKKWLSDITYLDTDEGWLYLAGILDLYDGAIVGWSMDSRMKKSLVMNALAEACRRRNPGPGLLIHSDRVSRVTIFPRPGS